Proteins encoded by one window of Mesotoga infera:
- a CDS encoding branched-chain amino acid ABC transporter substrate-binding protein, with product MKLKKVLVVAMVMLIGVAAFGATIKVALVAPFTGLGSILGDYIKMGAQLALEEINAAGGVNGDLLEMVVYDDAANPSTAANVIRRALFQDNVVAVFGPNMSSSVIGVHQLAQQAKVPMLVGATSPSFRYSVIPNDFLFRLRADDKVKVIQLVKYAVEVLGIEKPGIIYGSTDYCIAALEVAKEEFPKYGIEIVALEQIKEGDKDATGQLLKMKNAGFDGLIGLTHESEAAVSVNQLRQLQIDVPIIGFSAWGVPAFTDLAPEAAVGVYSVQGFNPVDPDPAVQAFVEAYMARWDGKEPSDPGQAYYDGMYLLADAIRNVGTDGTKLAEYLANEATIVGVQGELKCDEHHNFTNVCLISQFDGKDWQIITKLY from the coding sequence TGCTGCGTTTGGCGCAACGATCAAGGTTGCATTGGTTGCACCATTCACAGGACTGGGTTCTATTCTTGGCGACTACATCAAGATGGGCGCGCAGTTAGCGCTCGAAGAGATCAACGCTGCTGGTGGGGTCAACGGGGATCTGCTCGAAATGGTTGTCTATGACGACGCAGCTAATCCAAGCACGGCTGCAAATGTTATAAGAAGAGCTCTCTTTCAGGACAACGTTGTAGCCGTATTTGGACCGAACATGAGCAGTTCAGTCATCGGCGTTCACCAACTCGCGCAGCAGGCAAAGGTTCCAATGCTAGTCGGAGCGACCTCTCCTTCATTCAGGTACTCGGTAATTCCCAACGATTTCCTTTTCAGACTCAGAGCCGACGACAAGGTCAAGGTTATTCAGCTGGTGAAGTACGCAGTTGAGGTTCTTGGAATCGAGAAACCTGGAATTATATACGGCTCAACCGACTACTGTATTGCTGCTCTTGAAGTTGCCAAAGAGGAGTTCCCGAAGTACGGAATCGAAATAGTGGCATTGGAACAGATCAAAGAAGGCGACAAGGATGCAACCGGACAGTTGTTGAAGATGAAGAACGCTGGATTCGATGGACTAATAGGACTTACACACGAATCAGAAGCAGCGGTGTCTGTTAATCAGCTGAGACAGTTACAGATCGATGTGCCGATTATCGGATTCTCTGCATGGGGTGTTCCCGCATTCACAGACCTAGCTCCTGAAGCGGCTGTAGGTGTGTATTCAGTACAGGGATTCAACCCGGTCGATCCCGATCCTGCTGTTCAGGCTTTTGTTGAAGCCTACATGGCCAGATGGGACGGCAAGGAACCTAGTGACCCGGGACAGGCTTACTATGACGGAATGTATTTGCTCGCAGATGCAATAAGAAATGTAGGAACTGACGGAACAAAGCTTGCGGAATACCTTGCAAATGAAGCCACAATTGTCGGTGTGCAGGGCGAACTGAAGTGCGATGAACACCATAATTTCACCAATGTATGTCTGATTTCACAGTTCGACGGAAAAGACTGGCAGATAATCACTAAGTTGTACTAA